The Candidatus Binatia bacterium nucleotide sequence TCGGGAATCTCCTGGACGCGATTCAGAGCAATCCCGACGTGGCGCGCTGGGTTACGGAGATCGAGCAGCGCACGGCTGCCCTCGCCGTCGAGAAGGCTCGCGCCATCCCCAGTCTCACCGTGGGCCTCGGGGGACGCCAGTTCACGGATAACGGCGACAAGGCGCTCGTAGCAGGCTTCTCGCTTCCGCTTCCGCTCTTCAACCGCAATCAGGGCAACATCCTCGCAGCTGACCGGTGGTTGGCCCAAGCCGAAGCAGCACGCGACCGTGCGACGGTCGCCATACAGCGAGCACTCGCTGCCGCCTACGAAGACCTGCGTGCGGCATACGCGCAAGTCGTCACACTGCGCGACGAGGTGCTCCCGAAGGCCGAGGGCGCCTTCGCGGGCGCGCGCGACGCTTACCAGCGCGGGTTGTTGCGCTTTCTCGACGTGCTCGACGCGCAGCGCACTCTCTTCGAAACCAGAGATCAATACGTACAGACGCTGGCCGCCTACCACATCGCGGCGGCCGACATCGAGCGCCTGAGTGGAATTCCACTCACTGGCACCGACTTGGAGGAAGGAAAATGATCGCAGCTCGCTTTCTCGCGCATGCGCTCCTCGTCGCTGCGCTCGTTGCCCGGGCGGCCTTGGCTGAAGAAGAGCACAGCCGCCACGATCACAGCGACAGTGAGAGCACCGAGGATCATGATGACGACCACGCGATTCGCCTGACCGCTGCGCAGCTCGCTGCCTTCGGCGTCACAGTCGCGACCGCCGGCCCGGCCAAGATCGACCACGGGGTCGAGTTGCTCGGTGAAGTCCGTCCGAATGGCGACACTCTCGCCCACATCGTTCCGCGGTTTCCCGGGATCGTCCGTCAGGTCCGCGCCACCGTGGGAGACGAGGTCCGGGCGGGCAATGTCCTTGCCACCATCGAGAGCAACGAGAGCTTAGCCCCGTATGAGCTCAAGACGCAGCTCGACGGGACCGTCATCGAGCGGCACATTACCCGTGGGGAATCCGTCGACCGCGAGAAGCAGGCCTTCGTCATCGCTGATCTGTCCTCGGTCTGGGTCGACCTCGCCGTCTATCAGAAAGATCTCGATCACGTCCGTGTCGGCCAGAGTGTGCTCGTCTCTTCAGGTTCGGCTGAGGCGGAAGGGAAGATCTCCTACATCGCCCCCGTCGTCGACGAGCCGACGCGCACGGCAATCGCACGCGTCGTTTTGCCCAACCCCGAGCACGCTTGGCGTCCGGGCCTGTTCGTCACCGCCAGGGTTCTTGATCCGATTCCGGCGGAAGTGGCGATCGAGCGTAGCGCCATCCAAACCATCGAGGGCCGCGCCACCGTTTTCGTCGAAGCCCGCGAAGGCTTCGAGCCTCATCCGGTGACGCTCGGGCGCACCGGCGAGACGCTCGTCGAAGTCCTCGACGGCCTCGGTGCTGGCACTCGCTATGTCGCCACCAATTCATTTCTACTCAAAGCTGAGCTCGGCAAGGGCGAGGCCGAACACGAACACTG carries:
- a CDS encoding efflux RND transporter periplasmic adaptor subunit translates to MIAARFLAHALLVAALVARAALAEEEHSRHDHSDSESTEDHDDDHAIRLTAAQLAAFGVTVATAGPAKIDHGVELLGEVRPNGDTLAHIVPRFPGIVRQVRATVGDEVRAGNVLATIESNESLAPYELKTQLDGTVIERHITRGESVDREKQAFVIADLSSVWVDLAVYQKDLDHVRVGQSVLVSSGSAEAEGKISYIAPVVDEPTRTAIARVVLPNPEHAWRPGLFVTARVLDPIPAEVAIERSAIQTIEGRATVFVEAREGFEPHPVTLGRTGETLVEVLDGLGAGTRYVATNSFLLKAELGKGEAEHEH